In one window of Paraflavitalea soli DNA:
- a CDS encoding MFS transporter has product MKTGLRVQLSVMMFFQFFIWGAWYSMIAVFMSKNGMEKLTHWPFTVNPIAAIVAPFFVGLIADRYFNTEKVLGTLHILGGLFMFFTPSMAGNPVAFILLLLAYNICYMPTMSLANTICFHKMNDQEKQFPGIRVFGTIGWIVAGLIISFVLVKFVTPGLKAEETALPLYMTAVASILLGLYSFTLPTTPPPAAGKKVSARSIIGIDAFKQLGSPSFYIFLLSSFLICIPLSAYYTYTQQFLEQGNFPNISATQTLGQASETLFMLVMPFMFARLGIKWMLVAGMGAWVLRYALFALGAPELTSWMIFAGIALHGICYDFFFVTGQIYVDKKANVEIRGQAQGLIIFVTYGVGMLVGAQIAGMVYNSYLGNAKTLTLGQWQSFWWLPAIFAAGVLLFFIAIFKEKKLPVIGK; this is encoded by the coding sequence ATGAAAACCGGCTTAAGGGTCCAACTGTCCGTGATGATGTTCTTCCAGTTCTTTATATGGGGAGCATGGTATTCTATGATCGCCGTGTTTATGAGTAAAAACGGAATGGAAAAATTAACCCATTGGCCGTTTACCGTAAATCCTATAGCAGCTATTGTAGCCCCTTTCTTTGTAGGCTTGATAGCTGATCGTTATTTTAATACAGAAAAAGTATTGGGTACGCTGCATATCCTCGGTGGACTATTCATGTTCTTTACACCTTCGATGGCCGGTAATCCGGTTGCATTTATCCTGCTCCTGCTGGCTTATAATATATGCTACATGCCCACCATGAGCCTGGCCAATACCATTTGTTTCCATAAAATGAACGACCAGGAAAAACAATTTCCCGGCATCCGGGTTTTTGGGACCATTGGCTGGATCGTTGCCGGGCTTATTATCAGTTTTGTACTGGTAAAGTTTGTAACCCCGGGACTAAAAGCTGAGGAAACTGCTTTACCGCTCTATATGACAGCGGTTGCCAGTATCCTGCTGGGTCTCTATAGTTTCACATTGCCAACCACTCCGCCACCTGCAGCTGGTAAAAAAGTATCTGCCCGTAGCATTATTGGCATTGATGCCTTTAAACAACTGGGAAGCCCTTCTTTTTATATTTTCCTTCTTAGCTCTTTCCTGATCTGTATTCCTTTGTCAGCTTATTATACGTATACACAACAGTTCCTCGAACAGGGGAATTTTCCCAATATTTCAGCGACGCAAACACTTGGACAGGCATCGGAAACCCTGTTTATGCTGGTGATGCCGTTCATGTTTGCCCGGCTGGGTATTAAATGGATGCTCGTAGCAGGAATGGGAGCCTGGGTATTGCGCTATGCCCTGTTTGCTCTTGGAGCGCCGGAATTGACAAGCTGGATGATCTTCGCAGGCATTGCCTTACATGGTATTTGTTACGACTTTTTCTTTGTTACCGGACAAATATATGTAGACAAAAAAGCAAATGTAGAGATCAGGGGACAAGCGCAGGGACTTATTATATTTGTTACTTACGGTGTAGGAATGTTGGTAGGTGCTCAAATAGCAGGTATGGTCTATAACAGTTACCTCGGCAATGCCAAAACACTTACCCTGGGTCAATGGCAGAGTTTCTGGTGGCTGCCTGCTATCTTTGCCGCCGGCGTTTTGTTGTTCTTTATAGCCATTTTTAAAGAGAAGAAATTGCCTGTCATTGGGAAATGA
- a CDS encoding Gfo/Idh/MocA family protein, with product MQRIAMLGSGFIGRFYADSIQGYRSKDKIVSIYSRREESAKKFAEDYKVSHWTTDMETAIAHPEVDMVCISLPNNLHEAAVMLCCKHKKAVITTKPLGRNGEEAKRMLEAVEKAGIFNGYLEDLVYTPKFIKALESVKNGALGRILWAKSRETHPGPHSDWFWDIEQAGGGCILDLGCHCVEITRSYIGKDIKPVEVMCWADTQVKPIDAEDHAIGLVKYENGAIGQFEVSWTFRGGLDLRDEVMGSEGTIWINSFLRTGFDMFTTGKGADYVAEKAESNTGWLFPVGDELNELGYNHMFMDMFDAMEAGTAPKESFYDGYVVNCILDAAYRSAKSKLWEPVKLDIWRGREGVSKDSHLTEYDADHYLVKEEVTHYGAKKVIIKNKVTGKISEKTLE from the coding sequence ATGCAACGCATTGCCATGTTAGGCTCAGGGTTTATCGGCCGCTTTTATGCGGATTCGATCCAAGGTTACAGAAGTAAGGACAAGATTGTTAGTATTTATTCGCGCCGGGAAGAGAGCGCTAAAAAGTTTGCCGAAGATTACAAGGTTTCGCATTGGACTACGGATATGGAAACCGCCATTGCCCACCCCGAAGTGGATATGGTATGTATCTCGCTGCCCAATAACCTGCACGAAGCGGCGGTAATGCTTTGCTGCAAACACAAGAAAGCAGTGATCACGACCAAGCCCCTCGGACGTAATGGTGAAGAAGCCAAACGCATGCTCGAAGCGGTAGAAAAGGCCGGCATTTTTAATGGTTACCTGGAAGACCTGGTATATACCCCCAAGTTTATCAAGGCGCTGGAAAGTGTAAAGAATGGCGCATTGGGCCGTATTCTGTGGGCCAAGAGCCGCGAAACGCACCCTGGCCCGCACAGCGATTGGTTTTGGGATATTGAACAAGCCGGTGGAGGTTGCATCCTCGATCTGGGCTGTCATTGTGTAGAGATCACCCGCAGTTATATCGGCAAAGATATCAAGCCGGTAGAAGTAATGTGCTGGGCAGATACACAGGTAAAGCCCATAGATGCGGAAGACCACGCCATTGGCCTGGTAAAATATGAGAACGGGGCTATTGGGCAGTTTGAAGTAAGCTGGACCTTCCGTGGCGGTCTTGACCTGCGCGATGAAGTGATGGGCTCGGAAGGCACGATCTGGATCAACAGTTTCCTGCGCACGGGCTTTGATATGTTCACTACCGGTAAAGGGGCCGACTATGTAGCGGAGAAAGCAGAAAGCAATACAGGCTGGCTGTTCCCGGTAGGTGATGAACTGAATGAACTGGGTTACAACCATATGTTCATGGATATGTTTGATGCCATGGAAGCAGGCACGGCGCCCAAGGAATCTTTTTATGACGGGTATGTGGTCAACTGTATCCTCGATGCGGCTTACCGCAGTGCCAAGAGCAAGTTGTGGGAGCCGGTGAAGCTGGACATCTGGCGTGGCCGCGAAGGGGTGTCCAAAGACAGTCACCTCACGGAGTACGATGCGGATCATTACCTGGTAAAAGAGGAGGTGACGCACTACGGCGCTAAAAAAGTGATCATCAAAAACAAGGTGACAGGCAAGATCTCGGAGAAGACATTAGAATAA
- a CDS encoding bifunctional alpha,alpha-trehalose-phosphate synthase (UDP-forming)/trehalose-phosphatase, with the protein MGRLIIVSNRLPFSVDRDGEQVTIRQSSGGLVSAIKSYFESDQSANSAITEKAWMGVADFSSEDWDSEVAPRMAKYDFTSYPLFVDKAVYKDYYNGFANSVLWPLFHYFPSLVEYQTHYYEAFVQVNKAFADKLDEIVQPGDTVWIHDYQLMLLPEMLRAKQPDINIGFFLHIPFPSYEILRLMPAEWKNAILKGLMGADLIGFHTHDYVQHFMQSVKMLLGVDNYFYTMQYQDRLIKADLFPIGIDYKKFHNAAYDSEVLELRNDIKRNFENKKIIFSVDRLDYTKGLMDRLNGFEYFLQQNPEWMEKIVFVLNIVPSRDEIPAYLERKRNIEEKIGTLNGKFSSISWQPVIYRYNHLPFNELCALYQAADVALITPLRDGMNLVAKEYVASCTTQRGVLVLSELAGAASELNEALLVNPTDVVDVSNAIVKALNMPLHEQKNRMALMQKRLADYDVVKWVNDFLEQLVNIRKEQQKLATKSLDDKIYKRIHQHYQKAQKRCLLLDYDGTLVSFARVPQEAVPSKELKELLYRLASDEKNHVVIISGRDAEVLEKWLGHLPITLVAEHGASVKMKNDVWQQAIPSSEKWKEEIRPIMQMFVSRCVGSFVEEKNNTIAWHYRNTPPDLGFSRSRELINNLSLMVQNTMLQVIDGNKVIEVRMSGFDKGVMALRIVNDLNPDFTLCIGDDTTDEDMFKALGNKAYSIKVSNGITAAQYTVFSQKKVLPLLDQLMTPLTENEYAGA; encoded by the coding sequence ATGGGTAGACTTATAATTGTTTCAAACAGGTTGCCGTTTTCCGTTGATCGCGACGGAGAACAGGTGACGATACGGCAGAGCTCCGGCGGGCTGGTATCTGCCATTAAGAGTTATTTTGAAAGCGATCAATCCGCTAATAGCGCGATTACTGAAAAAGCATGGATGGGCGTAGCCGATTTCTCCAGCGAAGATTGGGACTCGGAAGTAGCGCCCCGCATGGCCAAATATGATTTCACCTCCTATCCCTTATTTGTGGACAAGGCAGTGTACAAAGATTATTACAATGGGTTCGCCAATTCAGTGTTATGGCCCCTGTTCCATTATTTCCCTTCCTTGGTGGAATACCAGACGCATTATTATGAAGCATTTGTGCAGGTAAACAAAGCATTTGCCGACAAACTGGATGAAATTGTACAGCCCGGGGATACCGTATGGATACATGACTACCAGTTGATGTTGCTGCCCGAAATGTTGCGGGCAAAACAACCCGATATCAATATTGGTTTTTTCCTTCATATACCATTCCCCTCTTACGAGATCTTAAGACTGATGCCGGCAGAATGGAAAAATGCCATCCTGAAAGGACTGATGGGCGCCGACCTGATCGGTTTCCATACGCATGATTATGTACAGCACTTCATGCAAAGTGTAAAGATGCTGCTGGGCGTAGATAATTATTTCTACACCATGCAGTACCAGGACAGGCTTATCAAAGCCGACCTGTTTCCCATTGGCATTGATTACAAAAAGTTCCACAATGCGGCCTATGACAGCGAAGTACTGGAACTGCGCAATGATATCAAAAGGAATTTTGAGAACAAGAAGATCATCTTCTCTGTAGACAGGCTCGATTATACGAAGGGATTGATGGACAGGCTCAATGGGTTTGAATACTTCCTCCAGCAAAACCCGGAATGGATGGAAAAGATCGTCTTTGTATTGAATATTGTGCCTTCCAGAGACGAGATACCGGCTTATCTCGAAAGGAAGCGCAACATCGAAGAAAAGATCGGCACCCTCAATGGTAAGTTCTCTTCCATTAGCTGGCAGCCCGTGATCTACCGGTACAATCACCTTCCGTTCAATGAACTTTGCGCTTTGTACCAGGCTGCCGATGTGGCCCTCATCACCCCATTGCGTGATGGGATGAACCTGGTAGCCAAAGAATACGTAGCCAGCTGCACTACCCAGCGCGGTGTACTGGTATTGAGTGAGCTGGCAGGCGCTGCCAGTGAATTGAATGAAGCATTACTCGTTAATCCTACCGATGTGGTGGATGTTTCCAATGCCATTGTCAAAGCATTGAATATGCCCCTGCACGAGCAGAAGAACCGCATGGCCCTCATGCAAAAAAGACTGGCTGATTATGACGTGGTGAAATGGGTGAATGATTTCCTGGAACAACTTGTCAACATCAGGAAAGAACAACAGAAACTGGCGACCAAATCATTGGACGATAAAATATATAAACGCATACACCAGCATTACCAGAAGGCCCAGAAACGTTGCCTATTGCTGGATTATGATGGTACCCTGGTATCCTTCGCAAGGGTGCCGCAGGAAGCTGTACCCAGCAAGGAATTAAAAGAATTGTTGTACCGGCTGGCCAGTGATGAAAAGAACCATGTGGTGATCATCAGCGGACGCGATGCCGAGGTATTGGAAAAATGGCTGGGCCACTTGCCCATTACCCTCGTAGCAGAGCATGGCGCCAGTGTGAAGATGAAAAACGATGTATGGCAGCAGGCTATTCCCTCTTCTGAAAAATGGAAAGAAGAAATTCGCCCCATTATGCAAATGTTTGTAAGCAGGTGCGTGGGCTCTTTTGTGGAAGAAAAGAACAATACCATTGCCTGGCATTACAGGAATACGCCCCCCGACCTGGGATTTAGCCGCTCCCGCGAATTGATCAACAACCTGTCACTGATGGTGCAGAATACCATGCTGCAGGTGATCGATGGCAATAAAGTGATTGAAGTACGTATGTCGGGTTTTGATAAAGGCGTAATGGCCCTGCGGATCGTCAATGATCTCAACCCCGATTTTACCCTGTGTATAGGCGATGATACGACCGATGAGGATATGTTCAAAGCTTTAGGCAACAAAGCCTATAGCATTAAAGTAAGCAATGGCATTACAGCCGCACAATACACTGTGTTTTCTCAAAAGAAAGTATTGCCACTGTTAGATCAATTGATGACCCCTTTAACGGAAAATGAATATGCCGGTGCATAA
- a CDS encoding MarR family winged helix-turn-helix transcriptional regulator, producing the protein MNFYESLGFLVFGSRLRRLSETFLGDVNRIYSAHDLKFDAAWFPVFYILSRKESVSIRDIADELVISHSSVSQLVSALQQKGLVKTTTAADDARRKVVEFTAKGKKLQQQIAPVWTALSQAMEELVNEGRHSKVLLKAIGEVEAGIAQQSLFDRVERIMNP; encoded by the coding sequence ATGAACTTCTACGAATCCCTCGGTTTTCTCGTCTTCGGCAGCCGCCTGCGGCGCCTCAGTGAAACATTCCTGGGCGATGTGAACCGCATTTACAGCGCCCACGACCTGAAATTTGACGCCGCCTGGTTTCCCGTATTCTACATCCTTTCCCGTAAAGAATCCGTTTCTATCAGGGATATCGCCGATGAACTGGTCATTTCCCATTCTTCCGTCAGCCAGCTGGTAAGCGCCTTGCAGCAAAAAGGACTGGTTAAGACCACCACCGCTGCCGACGATGCCCGCCGCAAAGTGGTGGAGTTTACTGCCAAAGGAAAAAAACTACAACAACAGATAGCCCCCGTATGGACCGCTTTGTCGCAAGCCATGGAAGAACTGGTAAATGAAGGCCGTCACAGTAAAGTATTGCTAAAGGCCATTGGTGAAGTGGAGGCAGGCATCGCACAGCAAAGCCTTTTTGACCGGGTAGAACGCATTATGAATCCTTAA
- the hutU gene encoding urocanate hydratase: MQHTATRKYDPVKYKTPTGDQLHCKGWIQEAALRMLLNNLDPQVAERPDDLIVYGGRGKAARNFEALDLIIKGLKDLENDETLLIQSGKPVGILKTHPDTPRILISNSQLVPRWATWEHFDELEKKGLMMYGQMTAGSWIYIGSQGIVQGTYETYAAAAHKHFGGTLKGTLNVTAGLGGMGGAQPLAITMNEGVALIAEVEKWRIEKRLETKYLDLLMEDIDEAIDRALAAKQKGEVLSIGVCCNAVTLLERLIERKVIPDTLTDQTSAHDPLIGYWPHTISYEQAKVLREQNPKQYTDLAYDSMCRHVELMLQLQQLGAITFDYGNNIRARAQERGLQNAFDFPGFVPAYIRPLFCEGKGPFRWAALSGDPADIAVTDQVISEMFPGNKSLQRWLKLAKEKIAFQGLPARICWLGQGEREKAGLAFNELVRTGKVKAPIVIGRDHLDTGSVASPNRETEAMMDGSDAVADWPLLNALVNTAGGASWVSLHHGGGVGMGYSIHAGMVIVADGTEAAAARLSRVLRNDPGMGVIRHADAGYDTAKETAAEHGLDIRTRLNDTE; the protein is encoded by the coding sequence ATGCAACATACAGCAACACGCAAATACGATCCCGTGAAGTATAAAACGCCCACGGGTGATCAACTGCATTGTAAAGGTTGGATACAGGAAGCGGCCCTGCGTATGCTGCTCAATAACCTCGATCCGCAGGTAGCCGAAAGACCTGATGACCTGATCGTATACGGTGGCCGCGGTAAAGCAGCCCGTAATTTTGAGGCCCTCGACCTCATCATCAAAGGACTGAAAGACCTGGAAAATGATGAGACCCTCCTCATCCAAAGCGGCAAGCCCGTCGGCATACTCAAAACACATCCAGACACTCCCCGCATATTGATCTCCAACTCGCAACTGGTGCCCCGCTGGGCTACCTGGGAACACTTTGATGAACTGGAAAAGAAAGGCCTGATGATGTATGGGCAAATGACCGCAGGCTCCTGGATCTACATCGGATCGCAGGGCATTGTGCAGGGCACGTATGAAACTTATGCGGCAGCTGCCCACAAACATTTTGGTGGTACCCTCAAAGGGACCCTCAATGTTACGGCAGGATTGGGTGGCATGGGTGGCGCTCAGCCCCTGGCCATTACCATGAACGAAGGCGTGGCCCTTATTGCCGAAGTGGAGAAATGGCGTATTGAGAAAAGACTGGAAACAAAATACCTCGATCTGCTGATGGAAGATATTGACGAGGCTATCGATCGCGCCCTGGCTGCCAAACAAAAAGGCGAAGTGCTCTCCATCGGCGTATGTTGTAACGCCGTAACCTTACTGGAGAGATTAATAGAAAGAAAGGTCATACCTGATACACTCACCGATCAAACTTCGGCACACGATCCCCTTATCGGCTACTGGCCGCATACGATCAGTTATGAACAGGCGAAAGTGCTGCGCGAACAAAACCCCAAGCAATACACGGACCTGGCCTACGACTCCATGTGCCGCCATGTAGAACTGATGCTGCAATTGCAACAACTGGGCGCCATCACCTTCGATTATGGCAATAATATCCGCGCAAGGGCGCAGGAAAGAGGTTTGCAAAATGCTTTCGATTTCCCGGGCTTTGTACCCGCTTATATACGTCCCCTGTTTTGTGAAGGCAAGGGACCCTTCCGCTGGGCTGCGCTTAGTGGTGATCCGGCTGATATTGCCGTGACCGACCAGGTGATCAGTGAAATGTTCCCCGGGAACAAGTCCTTACAACGCTGGCTCAAACTGGCCAAAGAAAAGATCGCTTTCCAGGGATTGCCTGCCCGCATTTGCTGGCTGGGACAAGGCGAGCGTGAAAAGGCAGGACTGGCTTTCAATGAACTGGTAAGGACCGGTAAAGTGAAAGCACCCATTGTCATAGGTCGTGATCACCTCGATACCGGTTCCGTAGCATCACCCAACCGTGAAACAGAAGCGATGATGGATGGCAGTGATGCCGTGGCCGACTGGCCATTGCTCAATGCCCTGGTCAATACAGCCGGCGGCGCCTCCTGGGTGAGTTTACACCACGGTGGTGGGGTAGGGATGGGCTATAGTATCCATGCCGGTATGGTCATTGTGGCCGATGGTACAGAGGCTGCCGCCGCCCGTCTGAGCCGTGTATTACGTAACGATCCGGGTATGGGTGTTATCCGTCATGCCGATGCCGGTTATGATACCGCCAAAGAGACAGCGGCTGAACATGGATTGGATATACGAACACGATTAAACGACACGGAATAA
- a CDS encoding pyrroloquinoline quinone-dependent dehydrogenase → MKRCWLFSPPSLIQSTNRLLVGVFLLMLLLAGCSHPPDAHTGWPAYGGGKDNIHYSSLTYIDTSNVSQLQPAWSYHTGDADTVHHSQIQCNPIVVNGILYGTTPTLKLFAIDAATGQHRWTFDPADSTQQNSVLRFILNNNRGVTYWVHDNDQRIFYTVGSYLLAVNAVTGKLIDSFGQHGRVDLHDGLGREVKDLYVTATTPGIIYKDLYILGSRVDEGAAAAPGHIRAYDVRTGKLQWIFHTIPQPGEYGFDTWDDPIAYKHIGGANSWGGFSLDEQRGILFAPTGSASFDFYGGKRKGANLFANCLLALDAATGKRKWHFQFIHHDVWDRDLPAPPALVTINKDGVATDAVAQTTKHGMVYIFNRETGQPLYPIEERPIDTNTTLVNEKIWPTQPIPVIPKPFVRQRFTADDLNPYLPDSSLAKLRTALGSYRYGNMFMAPGKQTMVLLPGLDGGAEWGGPSYDPETGNLYVNANEMAWLLTMRDNKPATVQIETHEQAGKRLYELHCVACHGADRKGSGNNPSLLNIQARYKEPDILSLINTGRRMMPAFGQLDNEEKEAIVSFITEARQRQKKVFKLAPKPVDSFLQLPYGMTGYYKFLSPEGYPAISPPWGTITAINLHSGEHVWKTTLGEYPELTAKGVPPTGTENYGSSVVTAGGLLFIAAARDGKLRAFNKYNGKLLWEYDLPAPGFATPSVYEAGGRQFVVIACGGGKLGTPSGDTYMAFALPEKK, encoded by the coding sequence ATGAAACGATGCTGGCTGTTTTCTCCTCCCTCGCTCATACAATCAACGAATAGATTACTTGTCGGTGTATTCCTGCTTATGCTCCTGTTAGCCGGGTGCAGCCATCCTCCTGATGCACATACCGGTTGGCCGGCTTATGGTGGCGGGAAAGACAATATCCATTACTCTTCCTTAACCTACATCGATACCAGCAACGTTTCCCAATTACAACCAGCCTGGTCGTATCATACCGGCGATGCAGATACGGTTCACCATTCACAGATACAATGCAATCCTATTGTGGTGAATGGCATTTTGTATGGCACCACCCCTACCTTGAAGTTATTTGCCATTGATGCGGCTACGGGCCAGCACCGCTGGACCTTTGATCCGGCTGACTCCACACAGCAAAACAGTGTGCTCCGTTTTATTCTCAACAATAACCGTGGGGTTACCTACTGGGTGCACGACAATGATCAACGCATTTTCTATACGGTTGGGTCCTACTTACTGGCAGTCAATGCCGTGACGGGGAAACTCATTGATTCATTTGGTCAACACGGCCGTGTAGACCTGCACGATGGCCTGGGGCGGGAAGTAAAAGACCTATATGTTACGGCTACTACGCCAGGTATTATCTACAAAGACCTGTACATACTAGGCTCCCGGGTGGATGAAGGCGCGGCCGCTGCACCGGGTCATATACGTGCCTATGATGTGCGCACAGGAAAACTGCAATGGATATTCCACACCATTCCCCAACCCGGAGAATATGGCTTTGATACCTGGGATGATCCGATCGCTTATAAACATATTGGCGGCGCCAATAGCTGGGGCGGCTTTTCACTGGATGAACAAAGGGGTATTCTCTTTGCGCCTACGGGCTCTGCCTCTTTCGATTTTTATGGGGGCAAGCGCAAAGGGGCGAATCTCTTTGCCAATTGCCTGCTGGCGCTGGATGCCGCCACGGGAAAACGCAAATGGCATTTTCAGTTCATCCACCATGATGTGTGGGACCGCGACCTGCCAGCACCACCGGCGCTGGTGACGATCAACAAAGATGGTGTTGCCACGGATGCGGTGGCACAGACTACCAAACATGGCATGGTATATATCTTTAACCGGGAAACGGGCCAACCGCTGTACCCTATCGAAGAGCGGCCCATTGATACTAATACTACACTGGTCAACGAAAAGATATGGCCTACGCAACCTATTCCTGTTATACCAAAACCATTTGTACGGCAACGCTTCACCGCCGATGACCTCAATCCCTATTTGCCAGATAGCTCATTAGCTAAATTGAGAACAGCCCTGGGCAGCTATCGTTATGGTAATATGTTTATGGCGCCGGGCAAGCAAACGATGGTATTGTTGCCCGGCCTGGATGGCGGGGCAGAATGGGGCGGGCCTTCTTATGATCCGGAAACAGGTAACCTCTATGTAAATGCCAATGAGATGGCCTGGCTGCTCACCATGCGGGATAATAAGCCTGCTACGGTACAGATAGAAACGCATGAGCAGGCAGGTAAACGCTTATACGAATTGCATTGTGTAGCCTGCCATGGCGCCGACCGCAAAGGCAGCGGCAATAACCCTTCGTTGCTCAATATCCAGGCGCGGTACAAAGAGCCCGATATTCTTTCACTTATCAATACGGGCCGTCGCATGATGCCAGCCTTTGGACAATTAGACAACGAAGAAAAAGAAGCCATCGTTTCCTTTATCACAGAAGCCAGGCAGCGGCAAAAGAAAGTGTTTAAGCTGGCTCCTAAACCAGTGGATAGCTTCCTTCAATTGCCTTATGGCATGACGGGCTATTACAAATTCCTGAGCCCGGAAGGTTATCCGGCTATCAGTCCGCCCTGGGGTACTATAACGGCCATCAACCTGCATTCCGGCGAGCATGTATGGAAGACCACGCTGGGAGAATATCCCGAACTGACAGCCAAAGGCGTACCGCCTACGGGCACGGAAAACTATGGCAGCTCTGTTGTCACGGCAGGAGGTTTGTTGTTTATTGCAGCTGCCCGTGATGGTAAGCTGAGAGCTTTCAATAAATACAATGGGAAACTATTATGGGAATACGATTTGCCGGCACCGGGCTTTGCTACCCCTTCTGTGTATGAAGCGGGCGGACGGCAATTTGTGGTGATCGCCTGTGGAGGTGGAAAACTGGGCACTCCTTCCGGAGATACTTATATGGCATTTGCATTGCCTGAAAAGAAGTAG
- the hutH gene encoding histidine ammonia-lyase — translation MATAFEYGIDTLTTGKALALAQGTMKGILSTAARKRITASQQQVQQIVDENKTVYGVNTGFGILANAKISEEDTRTLQHKILQSHSVGVGDPIPAEIAKLMLITKMQALAKGYSGVQLQTLERINWHIEQDVIPIVPEKGSVGASGDLAPLAHLFLPLIGLGEVLYKGVRYKAADVLQQFGVAPIQLGPKEGLALINGTQFILSFAIKAVERMHHCLEVADIIGAMSLEALTGTQAPFDERLHQLRPYAGTQLVAQRLRLLLHDSAIMQSHVDCGRVQDPYSLRCMPQVHGASRNAWLHLKELTEIELNSVTDNPIILAADDTISGGNFHGQPLALPLDYACFAAAEIGNIADRRCYLLLEGKWGLPMLLMKNVGLNSGFMIPQYTTAALVTENKTLCFPASADSIPTSLGQEDHVSMGSISGRKLNKVLDNLEYILAIELLSACQAIEFRHPLKSSAILEFAHDQVRRQVSFAEEDRIFADDINKIKAIITDYSFVEAVNTYTHLAGVELNKGYEAFGI, via the coding sequence ATGGCTACAGCATTTGAATATGGTATTGATACATTAACAACAGGCAAGGCCCTGGCTCTTGCCCAGGGTACCATGAAAGGCATCCTGAGCACAGCAGCGCGCAAGCGCATCACCGCCAGCCAGCAGCAGGTACAGCAAATTGTAGACGAAAATAAAACTGTGTACGGTGTCAATACCGGCTTTGGCATCCTGGCCAATGCGAAGATATCAGAAGAAGATACCCGTACCCTCCAGCACAAGATATTGCAAAGCCATAGCGTAGGCGTCGGCGATCCCATTCCGGCGGAAATCGCCAAGCTGATGCTTATCACCAAAATGCAGGCATTGGCCAAAGGCTATTCCGGTGTACAATTACAAACCCTGGAGCGTATCAACTGGCATATAGAACAGGATGTAATTCCCATCGTGCCTGAAAAGGGTAGTGTAGGTGCTTCCGGCGACCTCGCCCCCCTCGCTCATTTATTCCTCCCCCTGATCGGTCTGGGAGAAGTCCTGTACAAAGGCGTGCGGTACAAAGCAGCCGATGTGCTGCAGCAGTTTGGCGTGGCGCCCATCCAGCTGGGCCCCAAAGAAGGACTGGCATTGATCAATGGCACCCAGTTTATTTTATCCTTTGCCATAAAAGCGGTGGAGCGTATGCACCATTGCCTCGAAGTAGCCGATATCATTGGCGCTATGAGCCTGGAAGCCCTCACCGGCACACAGGCCCCTTTCGATGAGCGCCTGCACCAGCTGCGGCCCTATGCGGGTACACAACTGGTCGCTCAGCGCCTGCGTTTGCTGCTCCATGATTCCGCCATCATGCAAAGCCATGTGGATTGTGGCCGCGTGCAGGACCCCTATAGTCTGCGTTGTATGCCCCAGGTACATGGCGCTTCCCGCAATGCCTGGTTGCATTTGAAGGAACTCACGGAAATAGAATTGAATTCAGTAACCGATAATCCCATTATCCTGGCGGCTGATGATACCATCAGCGGGGGCAACTTCCATGGCCAGCCCCTGGCATTACCATTGGACTATGCCTGCTTTGCCGCTGCGGAGATCGGTAATATTGCCGACCGCCGCTGTTATCTCCTGCTGGAAGGCAAATGGGGCCTGCCCATGTTGCTTATGAAAAATGTGGGCCTCAACAGCGGTTTCATGATCCCGCAATACACCACCGCTGCCCTCGTCACAGAAAACAAAACCCTGTGTTTCCCGGCCAGTGCCGATAGCATTCCTACTTCCCTCGGGCAGGAAGACCATGTAAGCATGGGCAGCATCAGCGGCAGGAAGCTGAATAAAGTACTGGACAACCTGGAATACATACTGGCTATTGAATTGTTGAGCGCCTGCCAGGCCATAGAGTTCCGCCATCCCCTCAAGAGCAGCGCCATCCTCGAGTTTGCCCATGATCAGGTGCGCAGGCAGGTGAGCTTTGCCGAAGAGGACAGGATCTTTGCCGATGATATCAACAAGATCAAGGCCATCATCACCGATTATTCATTTGTAGAAGCCGTGAATACCTATACCCACCTGGCCGGTGTGGAATTGAATAAAGGATACGAAGCCTTTGGAATTTAA